ATCTCACTTATCATTTCCCCCGCGTGACGGGCGACGATAGTAGCTCCCAGGATGGTGTCGGTCCCCTTTTTCACATGTACCCGGACCATCCCATCCTCCTCCCCGTCGGCCAAAGCTCTGTCCACATCGCCCATGGGAACGGTGTAGGTCTGGACCGGGATCCCTCTGGCTTCAGCGTCCTTATCGTACATCCCCACGTGGGCAATCTCCGGATCGGTGAAGGTGCACCATGGGATGGTGAGAACGCCGGCTTTCTTGCGGCCCCAGAAAAGGGCGTTCTGAATGACGATCCTGGCTGAGGCGTCTGCAGTGTGGGTAAACTTGTACGCAAGACAGATATCGCCGGCGGCAAAGATTTTGGGATTTGTCGTACGCAGGCGATCGTCCACATGGACCCCTTTGCGAGCGTCGTACCCGACCCCAACCGATTCGAGATTAAGCCCATCAACGTTGGGCACTCTGCCCACTCCCACCAGTATCTCGTCCACCTCGATGCGCCTGGCCTCATCGCCGCACGACAGGGAAAGGACCTTTCCACCCGGGCCGGTCTCCACTTTTTTCAAGCTGCACGAAAGGACCAGTTCGATGCCGTCCGTCGCGAAAGCCCTCTCCACGATATTGGCGGCATCCCTGTCCTCGCGGGGAAGGATCTGCGGCCCCATTTCGAGGACGTACACCTCGGAGCCAAGGCGTCGGAAGGTCTGGGCCAGTTCGCACCCCAGAGGCCCGGCGCCGATGACCGCCAATCTGGCGGGGCGCTCGGTCAGCGAAAAAACCGTCTCGTTGGTGAGAAATCCGGCCTTCTTGAGCCCTTCTATGGGCGGTTCGAAGGCCCTCGCCCCGGTGGCGATGACTGCCTTGCGGTATCTCAGCTTCAGCTCCTCGACCTCAACAATGCCGGGCCCGGCGAAACGGCCGTCCCCGACAAAGACGTCCACGCCCAACTCGTCCCTGTATCTCGCGGCGGAATCGTTGGCGCTGATCCTCGCGCGCAGCCTCCGCATCCTCTCCATTACAGCCGGAAAATCCACCTCCGAACCATCGGGCACGATGACCCCAAAATCCCGGGCATCCCGTACGTCCGCAAACGCCCTCGATGATCGAATCAGGCACTTGGAGGGGACACATCCAACGTTCAGGCAGTCGCCGCCCATCAGATGCCTCTCCACCAGGGCGACTTTAGCCCCAAGGCCGGCTGCTCCTGCTGCTGTTACAAGACCCGCCGTTCCCGCGCCGATTACGACCAGGTTGTACATGGGCGCCGGCGCTGGATTATTCCAATCCGGGGGATGGACATTGGAAACCAGGGACCGGTTGTACTCGTCCATAGGATTGATCTCAACGGGCTGAATATCAACTTCGTTCGTCATCGCCATTGCCCTCCTCCGGCACGGTTTTCTCGGCTTCATTCTCCCTCAGCCTCTTTCTGGCCTGTCGGGCGAGAACGGTGATAATACCAAGAATAATGGCCACAACGACGATCAGGACCCAGGGAACGCGCCCTTCCGCAATGGCCTCAAAAAGGGCGGCCGATCCCACGACGTAGAGGATCGTGCCCGGGAGCATGCAGAGACCCGACCACATGACGTAGGTGCGGAAAGGAACCTTCGTCAGTCCAAAACCGTAGTTGAGCAGGTTGAACGGGAAGATCGGCACCAGCCTGGTGATAGCGACGATAATATCGCCGTGCTTCTCCGTGAGATTATCGAGTTTCTGGAACTTCTCACTTTTTGAAAGCCACCCGGCGATGGCCTCCCGGGCGAAGTACCTGGAGACCAGGAAGGCCAGGCTCGCCCCCACTGTGGCGGCAATAATTACGACGATTACTCCAATCCACGGGCCGAAGAGAACGGCGGCGACTATGGAAAGGGCCGACCCGGGAAGTGCGGCCACAGTTGCGGCCGCATAGATCGCCATGAAAACGATGGGGCCCAGGATGCCAAGGGAGTGTATCCAGCTCCGAAGGGCGATGAGCTTGTCGCCCACATGGAACACCGACGAGAGAACGACTATGGCAACGATGATGCCCAGGAGCAAAGCGGGTTTCCAGAGACCCGACCTTTTTTTGGGGATCTCATCCTGAGTCATACGGGCCTCCGGAATTCAGTTCCAAGTTCCAGGCCTGCCGCGGCGTAGTCCGCAGGACGAAGACAGGTTTCAGGTTCCACGTAACTTCGATACCAAACAACATCGGTCTCTGACACCGATGTTGACGGGATTGCTTCGCATGGGACTCTGCTCGCAATGCCATATTATCCTCTGGACGCTGGACGTTGGACACGGGAGCTGGTTCCCGGTTCCGTCAGTGCGCCCCCGCAGGATGACCCGCTGCCTGCGGTGCATCCGTAGCAGTGGACCCCCGTAACGATCCTCCTTCCGGCAACTGCGGGGAGGTCAAACCTGTCTATGTGGTCCGGCGCCCCGTGGTTCATGGAGTACCCGAGGGCGAGGTTGAAATCACAATCGTAAAGGGAACCGTCCCAACAGACGCTGATCTGGTAACGGCACATCAGGCCGTCCAGCGTCCCGGGGTTAAAGGACCTCCGTAGAAGCTCCAGATATTCCTCGTCCTTCCTGTTGGTTTTCAGATTCCCCAGAAAACGGCCGATGGGCATGTTTGCAATGGTCAGAAGGCGGCTGAACCGGACGCCGAATTTTTCGCCCAACTCCCTGCGGTAGCCCTTTTCCAGGGAAGCCTGATCGCCCGGGAGGTAAGCGCCGCCTGGATTGTATACCAGGTTCAGCTGAGCATCGGGGTTAACACCGTAGCCTATGGAATTGAGCATCCCGATGGCTTTGAGGCTTTTTCCGTATACCCCCGGGCCGCGTTGGGCGCAGACATTTTCCTCGAGGTAACACGGCATGGACGCGACCAGCTGGACATCCATCTCCCTGAATGCCTCGGCAAGCCCTTCCAGACCAGGCTCTAAAAACGCAGTCAGGTTGGTCCGGACCTGCACCCTGTGTCCCCCGTCCCTCAGGGCGGAGATAAAGCGTCTGATATGGGGATTAAGTTCCGGCGCCCCCCCGGTAATATCCATAAGCCGGGGCTTTGCCTGTCCAGCCACGCCTAAAACCCTTTCCATAACCGGCCAATCCATAACCTCGGTACGCTGAGGCGAACATTCCAGATGACAGTGGGCACACGACTGGTTGCACATCAGGCCGACATTGACCTGAACAACATCTATCCCCGTGGCGACAAGCCCCTGCGGCTGCTCTTCGGACGCCCGCAGTTCAAACTCATTCATTACACACCCTCCGTTATAAAGATCATCGCAACAATGAGCCCCGGGGTGGTTAAACTCCAACTTCCTGAAAGCTAACTCACCGCAGACCAGCGCATTCCGGATATTAACATTCCGATTGTCCATTAGTATAACAATTCTATAACTTTTCCCAACCCGGCTCCTATTCAACCACTCGGGTGTTATAGTGTCCACATGGCGGGGGGGATGCTGAGCTGACATCCCGGGATGAGCAAGACCGTGTGAAGGTATTGTGAGATAATGCTATTACAGATGCAGAAATGGAGGTCCCCATGAATACCATTCAAAAGGCCATGAAGCTGGGACGCTACACCGACGCTGTGGACAGGACGCTGGAAAAGTTGAAGGATGACCGGATATCCGCGAGGATCTGGAACCATGACCATACGGTCTGGAAGCCAGCGCCTTCCGAAATCGCGAACAGGCTCGGCTGGCTCGCCTGCCCGAAAAACATGATGGGGGCGATTCCCCGGATCGAACAGCTTGTCGAGCAGGTGTTGAGCGCAGGTTACACCCATGCCCTTCTTTTGGGGATGGGCGGTTCCAGCCTGGCCCCTTTCGTTTTCAGACGGATTTTCGGTGTGACCGCCGGCCATCTCGACCTGTCGGTATTGGACAGCACCGATCCTTCCGCCGTCCTGGATCAGGCCAGTCGCCTGGACCCCTTAAAAACCCTCTTTATCGTATCCACCAAATCCGGATCCACCGCGGAGACCCTTTCCTTCTTCAGGTACTTTTTCAACCTGACCGCCGGGGTGGCGGGCCCGGGCGCAGGGGAGCACTTCATCGCCATCACCGATCCGGGAAGCGCCCTGGAAAGGCTGGCCCAAGAGCACGATTTTCGTCACACTTTCTTAAACGATCCGGATATCGGCGGAAGATACTCGGCACTTTCCCACTTCGGGCTGGTCCCGGCCGTCCTCATCGGCATGGACGTTCACGCTCTCCTCAATCAGGCATCAAGGGCCGCCAGGGACTATGTATCCTCCGACAGCCCCGTTGCCGGGGACAACACCGGAGACCGCCTGGGCGGGGCCTTGGGCCGCCTTGCCCTGGCGGGGGTCGATAAGTGCACCATTGTGGCGTCCCCGGCGATCGCATCCTTCGGGGTATGGCTGGAACAGCTTCTGGCTGAGAGTACGGGCAAGGAGGGCAAGGGTATTCTTCCTGTGGAAGGCGAGAGCATGGGCGATGTGGATACCTATGGGGATGACCGACTTTTCGTCTACCTGAGACTTGACGGCGACGACACCCATGACGCGGCCATGGACGGGGTGTCCGGTGCAGGACATCCGGTGATTCGCATCAACCTCAAGGATCTGTATGACCTGGGCGGGGAGTTCTTCCATTGGGAGATGGCCACCGCCGTGGCCGGGCACGTCATGGGGATCAATCCGTTCGATCAGCCCAATGTCGAGTCCGCCAAGATACAGGCACGGGGAATGATCGAAGAGTTCAAAAGGGAGGGGAAACTTCCGGAACTCACGCCCACACTGGAGGAAAACGGTATTGCGGTCTATGCCGGCCGAAAGTGGACCACCTTGTCCGAGGCGATCAATGGATTTCTGGCCCTGGCACAGCCCGGCGACTATGCGGCCATCCAGGCGTACATTGCACCCACAGAGGAGTTTGCCGCACTCCTGAATGAATTTCGCATCACGATCCGTGACCGGCACAAGATCGCCACCACCGTCGGGTTCGGTCCCCGGTTTCTGCATTCAACCGGCCAACTGCACAAGGGGGACGGGGGCAACGGCCTGTTCATCCAGATAACATCCAGGGATGCTGTGGATGTCCCCATCCCCGATGTGACGGGATCGGATGCATCAACCGTGTCCTTCGGTGTACTGAAAGCCGCCCAGGCCCTGGGTGACCGCCGGGCGCTGCTGGACGCCGGCCGAAGGGTCATCAGGTTTCATCTATCGGACGATTTGGCCGACGGGGTCCAGACCCTGGCCCGAAACATCAGTTGAGATATGATAGCAAAAAGTCCATTCGTGACTTTTTGCGGAATCATCATCAATTGAAAGGACCAGGTGAGCAATGAGTCTTGAATACTGGTACATGTTCCCCGTCTCAATCCTGATAGCCACCACGGCCATGGCCTCGGGCGTCGGGGGAGCAACATTTTTCTCCCCCATCTTCATCCTCGCCCTTCGGCTCCCCCCGGAGGTGGCCATCGGCATAGCACTGATAACCGAGGTCTTCGGGTTCGCCAGCGGCGTGTTCGCCTACGCAAAGAAGAGACTCATCGACTATCGGCTGGGAAGGGCTCTTCGTGGGGATGATATCCACCGGCCTCCGGGAGCTACCTGGTCCAGTTCTTCAACATGGGCCATGATACATTGGCCACCGTGCTTGACATGGTGATCTTCACTGTCCCCGGCGTGATAATCGGGGGACAGCTGGGTTCCATGGCGGCCGATAAACTTCCCCAGAAGACCATGGAGAGAACCCTGGGAGTCCTTTTCATCCTGGTGGCGGCCGTCACCTTGGGGGAGGTGTTGTTTTAAGAGGGCGCATCCTTTCTGATGGACCTATGGCGAATCTATCAGGCTTCCTTCTTTCATGGCCAAGGCGATTTCATGTTCTATTTTTTCCCGTAACCGGTCATCCTGCTTGTCGTCTCGCTGCAGGTCAAACAGGCGGAGGAGCAGATCGGATACCGGCGATTGAATGACCCAGAGATGTGCTTCCATCAGTTCCCGCATCTCGCCTGGATTGGCAAGCATGAGGTAGTCATTGGAGGCAAGCCGGGTTTTATGTTCGCAGATGCGGTCTGAAATCCCTTCCGGACAGTTGCAGCGGATGGTCAGCTTGCCGTCCTCCCGGGTGAAAACGACCTCGAATGGTTCCTCGGCGTCGCTTTGGGCAAAAAGGGTGATCCGGGCCATCCTTATACCTTCCTTTCCTACGACCGGCAGCCTCAGGCCGCCCTTAAGTTCAGTCCTTTTTAAACCTTGAATTTACCCCATCTATACGTTCGTAGATCCTGTGGAGGACGGTTACGACCTCCATGAAATCCTCTCCCTTGACGGGGCAGGGGAACATGGTCTCCACCCTGGTGACCACCTCGTCCGTCTCCTTGTCCGGCGTCAGGTAAGCCATTATAGGTTTGCGGATAAATTCCAGGTCATATTCATGGGATCCGGAACACACCGGGCATTTTTTTACTTTCAAACAGCCGTCATCAAAGCTCATTTTTTCTCCTTGTTAACAAAATTACCTCAGAATTATTTTCCATGTTTCAGGAGCTGCCGCGTTATCATCGCGAACAATTTCCAACGCATAGCGATCCCGCCATTATTTACGAGATTGCCGCGCTCCTTTCAGTCGCTCGCAATGACTGTGCTTAGCTCTCCGCGTCTCCGTAGCCGCTTTTTTCCATTGGACATTGCTCCAAGGCATGCCGAAGGGATTATATGGAAAAACCCGAACAAATCAAGGAGAAGAAACGAGGCACCTGCCTCTGATGCCTTTTTTCCCGCATGAACCCGTGATATTCTGGTGAAAATGACGGGATATCGATACACAATGAAAGGAGGTGCCCATGCTCCTTGCCGGCGATATAGGCGGCACGAAAACTGTGCTGGCTGTATTCTCCCCGGAAACGGGACCCAGGGAACCGCTGTTTGAGGCCGTTTACCGAAGCGCGGATTATGTCGGGCTGGAAACGATAGCAGCCGACTTCCTTGAAAAATCCGGTTTCTCAGTCAACCGTGCCAGTTTCGGCGTTGCAGGTCCGGTGCTCAGGGGGAAGGCATCTATAACGAATTTGCACTGGAACCTGGACGAGGATTACCTGAGCAGGCGGCTTCGTATTCCGGAGGTACATCTCATCAACGACCTGGAAGCCGTGGCCCACGCCCTCCCCCATGTGGTGCCGTCGGACCTGCACGCGCTTAACATCGGCAGGCCCGCGCCCCGCAGCACCATGGCAATCATCGCTCCGGGCACCGGCATGGGCGAGGCCTTCCTGGCCTGGGACGGCGCACATTACAGGGTCTGCCCTTCCGAAGGGGGGCACAGCGACTTCGCCCCCGGCACACCTCTCGAAGGCGAGCTGCTGAAACACCTGCAGGGAAAAATGGATCATGTAAGCCTCGAAATGGTCTGCTCGGGAAAGGGTATCCCTCACATTTACGGATTCCTGAGGGACACCGGGTTCGGTGAAGAGCCCGCATGGCTGTCGGATAAAATTCAGGCGGCGGAGGACCCGACTCCGGTCATTATGAAAACGGCTCTCGATGACCCCGCAATCAGTCCGATGTGCGCGAAAACCGTGGAGATGTTCGTTTCCATCCTCGGGTCCGCGGCAGGGAACCTCGCCCTTACGGTCATGTCCACAAGAGGTGTGTTTATCGGTGGCGGAATACCTCCCCGTATCATCCCGGCGCTTGACAACGGCCGTTTCATGAAATCGTTTTCCCGGAAAGGCCGAATGGCGGCCTTTCTGAAAAAGGTCCCGGTTCATATTATCCTTAACCCCAGACTCCCCCTGATCGGGGCGGCCTGCCTCGGCGTGGGGGGAAACCGGGAAAGCTCCTAAAATAAACCGCCTGATGAAAAACAGGAGAATGAACATGGAACATTATGACGCGATAATTATCGGAAGCGGCCAGTCGGGCAACCCCCTGGCCGTAAAGCTGGCAGTCTCTGGATGGAATGTCGCCCTGGTGGAGAAGGAACACATCGGAGGTTCGTGTGTAAACGTGGGATGCTCACCGACCAAGACCATGGTTGCCAGTGCCAGGGCCGCCTATGTGGCGGGCAGGGCCGCCGACTACGGGGTCAGCATCGACGGCAGCGTCGGGATGGATATGAGACGGGTCCGCGAGAGAAAACGGGCCATCGTTGATAGCTTCAGCGGCGGGGACCAGGCCAAACTGGAACGGAAGGGCGTCCGGATAATATGGGGAGAAGCCGGTTTCACTGGGCCCAGGGAGATCGAGGTGGCCTTAAACGACGGCGGGACGGAACGGATCTCCGGGGACAAGATCTTCATAGACACGGGCACACGGCCGGCCATTCCCGAGATCGATGGTCTGGACAGGTGCGCTATTCATGACAACGCGACCATCATGGAACTTTCATCCGTCCCGGAACATTTACTGGTCATCGGTGGTGGGTACATAGGGGTCGAGTTTGCCGGGATGTTCAGGAGGTTCGGGGCAAAGGTCACCATCGTCCACAACTGCGAATACCTTCTGTGCCGGGAGGACCAGGACGTTGGGGAGGCCATACAGGATATTTTTCGCGAGGACGGCATAGAGATCATGCTGAATGCCAGGACCTCCTCAGCCACGCAGGATGCCGACGGCACGGTTCACCTCGCGGTCACGACTCCCGACGGTGAGAAAACCATAACGGGCTCGCACCTGCTCATTTCCGCCGGACGCATCCCCAACACCGACATGCTCAACCTCGAAACCGCTGGATTGAAGGTCGATGACAGGGGCTTTATACCGACGAACGACCGCCTGGAGACCGCGGTTCCCGGGATTTACGCCATGGGGGACGTAAAGGGAGGCCCCGCCTTTACCCACATCTCCTACGACGACTACAGGGTTATCCGGGACAACCTGTTCGGCGGCGGCGGGGCGTCCATAACCGACCGCATGGTACCCTACGTGGTATTCATGGATCCGCAGTTGGGCAGGATAGGGCTGTCGGAAGTTGCAGCCGCAGAGGCAGGCGTGGAGTTCAACGTGGTGAAGATGCCCATGGCCTATGTGGCACGGGCAATCGAAATGGACGAAACGAGGGGCTTCATGAAGGCTCTGGTTGATCCAGACTCCGGCAAGATCCTCGGGTTTTCCTGTCTGGGAATGGAGGGAGGAGAGCTGATGGCCGTGGTCCAGGTGGCCATGATGGGCGGCTTGACATACAGGGATCTGAGAGAGGGGATCTTCGCCCATCCCACCCTCGCCGAATCACTTAACAACCTCTTTTCCCTCGTGGACCAATGAGACCCATCGCAATGAGTACCTGTTTTACGACTGGGATCTGAACCGCCGGGGGACGAATTATCGCTCCGTTGCCCCCTCGCCCTGAAGCGCCCTTTCGCCCCGGAATCTGGAAATATCGGCATCTCCGGGAAACATCCGTTCTCCTTTCGACAGAACCTTTTCCGCCTCATCCAGACGGTTCTGCCGATCCAGCACCCGGGCAAGAAGAACTGACGTCTTCCCCCCGATTGGATCGGCGGGATACTCCACAAGCAGCCTCCTCAGGAGGACCTCCGCCCCGGACAGGTCGCCGGCCTTAAAGGCGGACTCCGCGCGGGCATAAAGCGCGGACGCCGGAATCCCTGAGGCCGCCCTCGCCTTCCTGTACGATTCTCCGGCTATTTCACCGCCTACAGTCATTTTCGAAGGGATGGCCGCCGGAGCCTCGTTCCTGTCCATGCCGGATTTCATTTCCACTTTATCCTGTTGAACGGATAAAATCGCCGGTGCGGGGCCGGCTTTTCGGGTCTTTTCAAAGACCATGTCCGACCCGGGTGGAAGCTTCACCCGATTACCGAGGTAAAGACCCAGGGCGACCACGAAGACCAAAGCAATCGAAACAGCCGGGACAAACCGTAGAAATACCGGACGGGCCGGGACCTGGACCGACTCCTTCCTCACTGAAACCATGACCCGGCCGG
This genomic interval from bacterium BMS3Abin14 contains the following:
- the merA_2 gene encoding mercuric reductase; translated protein: MTNEVDIQPVEINPMDEYNRSLVSNVHPPDWNNPAPAPMYNLVVIGAGTAGLVTAAGAAGLGAKVALVERHLMGGDCLNVGCVPSKCLIRSSRAFADVRDARDFGVIVPDGSEVDFPAVMERMRRLRARISANDSAARYRDELGVDVFVGDGRFAGPGIVEVEELKLRYRKAVIATGARAFEPPIEGLKKAGFLTNETVFSLTERPARLAVIGAGPLGCELAQTFRRLGSEVYVLEMGPQILPREDRDAANIVERAFATDGIELVLSCSLKKVETGPGGKVLSLSCGDEARRIEVDEILVGVGRVPNVDGLNLESVGVGYDARKGVHVDDRLRTTNPKIFAAGDICLAYKFTHTADASARIVIQNALFWGRKKAGVLTIPWCTFTDPEIAHVGMYDKDAEARGIPVQTYTVPMGDVDRALADGEEDGMVRVHVKKGTDTILGATIVARHAGEMISEISVAMQAKMGLGSLSSVIHPYPTQAEAIRRAADAYNRTRLTPAVKGIFDRLLRFQRR
- the ydjZ_2 gene encoding TVP38/TMEM64 family inner membrane protein YdjZ codes for the protein MTQDEIPKKRSGLWKPALLLGIIVAIVVLSSVFHVGDKLIALRSWIHSLGILGPIVFMAIYAAATVAALPGSALSIVAAVLFGPWIGVIVVIIAATVGASLAFLVSRYFAREAIAGWLSKSEKFQKLDNLTEKHGDIIVAITRLVPIFPFNLLNYGFGLTKVPFRTYVMWSGLCMLPGTILYVVGSAALFEAIAEGRVPWVLIVVVAIILGIITVLARQARKRLRENEAEKTVPEEGNGDDERS
- the merA_3 gene encoding mercuric reductase; translated protein: MEHYDAIIIGSGQSGNPLAVKLAVSGWNVALVEKEHIGGSCVNVGCSPTKTMVASARAAYVAGRAADYGVSIDGSVGMDMRRVRERKRAIVDSFSGGDQAKLERKGVRIIWGEAGFTGPREIEVALNDGGTERISGDKIFIDTGTRPAIPEIDGLDRCAIHDNATIMELSSVPEHLLVIGGGYIGVEFAGMFRRFGAKVTIVHNCEYLLCREDQDVGEAIQDIFREDGIEIMLNARTSSATQDADGTVHLAVTTPDGEKTITGSHLLISAGRIPNTDMLNLETAGLKVDDRGFIPTNDRLETAVPGIYAMGDVKGGPAFTHISYDDYRVIRDNLFGGGGASITDRMVPYVVFMDPQLGRIGLSEVAAAEAGVEFNVVKMPMAYVARAIEMDETRGFMKALVDPDSGKILGFSCLGMEGGELMAVVQVAMMGGLTYRDLREGIFAHPTLAESLNNLFSLVDQ
- the moaA_1 gene encoding cyclic pyranopterin monophosphate synthase; its protein translation is MNEFELRASEEQPQGLVATGIDVVQVNVGLMCNQSCAHCHLECSPQRTEVMDWPVMERVLGVAGQAKPRLMDITGGAPELNPHIRRFISALRDGGHRVQVRTNLTAFLEPGLEGLAEAFREMDVQLVASMPCYLEENVCAQRGPGVYGKSLKAIGMLNSIGYGVNPDAQLNLVYNPGGAYLPGDQASLEKGYRRELGEKFGVRFSRLLTIANMPIGRFLGNLKTNRKDEEYLELLRRSFNPGTLDGLMCRYQISVCWDGSLYDCDFNLALGYSMNHGAPDHIDRFDLPAVAGRRIVTGVHCYGCTAGSGSSCGGALTEPGTSSRVQRPASRG
- the glk gene encoding glucokinase, which codes for MLLAGDIGGTKTVLAVFSPETGPREPLFEAVYRSADYVGLETIAADFLEKSGFSVNRASFGVAGPVLRGKASITNLHWNLDEDYLSRRLRIPEVHLINDLEAVAHALPHVVPSDLHALNIGRPAPRSTMAIIAPGTGMGEAFLAWDGAHYRVCPSEGGHSDFAPGTPLEGELLKHLQGKMDHVSLEMVCSGKGIPHIYGFLRDTGFGEEPAWLSDKIQAAEDPTPVIMKTALDDPAISPMCAKTVEMFVSILGSAAGNLALTVMSTRGVFIGGGIPPRIIPALDNGRFMKSFSRKGRMAAFLKKVPVHIILNPRLPLIGAACLGVGGNRESS
- the pgi gene encoding glucose-6-phosphate isomerase, translating into MNTIQKAMKLGRYTDAVDRTLEKLKDDRISARIWNHDHTVWKPAPSEIANRLGWLACPKNMMGAIPRIEQLVEQVLSAGYTHALLLGMGGSSLAPFVFRRIFGVTAGHLDLSVLDSTDPSAVLDQASRLDPLKTLFIVSTKSGSTAETLSFFRYFFNLTAGVAGPGAGEHFIAITDPGSALERLAQEHDFRHTFLNDPDIGGRYSALSHFGLVPAVLIGMDVHALLNQASRAARDYVSSDSPVAGDNTGDRLGGALGRLALAGVDKCTIVASPAIASFGVWLEQLLAESTGKEGKGILPVEGESMGDVDTYGDDRLFVYLRLDGDDTHDAAMDGVSGAGHPVIRINLKDLYDLGGEFFHWEMATAVAGHVMGINPFDQPNVESAKIQARGMIEEFKREGKLPELTPTLEENGIAVYAGRKWTTLSEAINGFLALAQPGDYAAIQAYIAPTEEFAALLNEFRITIRDRHKIATTVGFGPRFLHSTGQLHKGDGGNGLFIQITSRDAVDVPIPDVTGSDASTVSFGVLKAAQALGDRRALLDAGRRVIRFHLSDDLADGVQTLARNIS
- a CDS encoding sulfite exporter TauE/SafE, coding for MSLEYWYMFPVSILIATTAMASGVGGATFFSPIFILALRLPPEVAIGIALITEVFGFASGVFAYAKKRLIDYRLGRALRGDDIHRPPGATWSSSSTWAMIHWPPCLTW
- a CDS encoding sulfite exporter TauE/SafE, with product MGHDTLATVLDMVIFTVPGVIIGGQLGSMAADKLPQKTMERTLGVLFILVAAVTLGEVLF